From the Octadecabacter antarcticus 307 genome, one window contains:
- a CDS encoding ABC transporter substrate-binding protein gives MKTIRSLLLVATATSALMCAAPAVADNIVTVNTVQIFGTIDPAKINDYTEYMAGVNMYEALTTLDGDGNIQPLLAESWTVSEDTLTWTFTLKEGALFQDGTPVEAKDVVWSIGRLLAINEGPSYLFSPVMSEGAITEIDNRTVQIVLDEVYTPFLTTTPILFVVNSDLASENATEDDIWAEDYLANNSAGAGAFTLTNWDRGATMTMKRFVDYHLGWGDQAIDEVRFIVTSEEATVKALAQAGVLSLSSDGQAQETYASIGALDDYRIVDYPTATNFYFKLNNQIAPTDDINIRRALALATDYDTIREFLLPGEPLAGPMPPVFADAFPDDVMPVEFDLEAARSLVEQSAYFGQGPIDIEMMYVAGLAFEEEIALLQKSILDGIGFNTILKPEPWNRMTELAANVETTPHMTQVFYGATYPSPDSYFFNQFHSDAAGTWQSMDWLLNDEVDAMIDEARSTVDVVAQNAIYSNLQRKLVDEQVSVFVLTQRSQQAQHRCLDGFTWVPMQSFEFNFHTMKWICE, from the coding sequence ATGAAAACTATTCGTTCCCTATTGCTGGTGGCTACCGCAACCAGTGCGCTCATGTGCGCGGCACCAGCTGTCGCCGATAACATCGTGACGGTTAACACTGTCCAGATTTTTGGCACGATCGACCCGGCCAAAATCAACGACTATACGGAATACATGGCTGGCGTGAACATGTATGAAGCCCTTACCACATTGGACGGCGACGGAAATATCCAGCCACTCCTTGCGGAAAGCTGGACCGTTTCTGAGGATACTCTGACGTGGACTTTTACCCTTAAAGAAGGCGCGTTGTTCCAAGATGGAACTCCAGTTGAGGCCAAAGACGTCGTCTGGTCCATTGGGCGCCTACTCGCGATCAACGAAGGTCCATCTTATCTGTTCAGCCCGGTGATGTCAGAAGGGGCGATCACTGAGATCGACAATCGCACGGTGCAGATCGTGTTGGACGAGGTTTACACGCCGTTCCTGACGACAACACCAATTCTGTTCGTAGTAAACTCTGATTTGGCGTCTGAGAATGCTACTGAGGACGACATTTGGGCAGAAGATTATCTGGCAAATAATTCTGCAGGTGCGGGCGCCTTTACGCTTACCAACTGGGACCGTGGCGCAACCATGACCATGAAGCGGTTTGTGGATTATCACCTTGGTTGGGGTGATCAGGCCATTGACGAAGTTCGGTTCATAGTCACGAGCGAAGAAGCGACAGTGAAAGCATTGGCTCAGGCGGGTGTGTTGTCCTTGTCGTCAGACGGTCAAGCTCAAGAAACCTATGCATCCATCGGCGCGCTGGATGACTACAGGATTGTAGACTATCCGACAGCGACAAATTTCTATTTTAAGCTTAATAACCAGATCGCGCCCACAGATGATATCAACATCCGGCGTGCACTTGCATTGGCGACCGACTACGACACTATCCGTGAATTCCTTTTGCCTGGTGAGCCACTCGCTGGGCCGATGCCTCCAGTTTTTGCTGATGCATTTCCTGATGACGTGATGCCAGTTGAATTTGACCTTGAAGCAGCGCGTTCATTAGTTGAGCAATCGGCATATTTTGGGCAAGGTCCGATCGATATTGAGATGATGTATGTGGCGGGGCTTGCCTTTGAGGAGGAAATCGCACTTTTGCAAAAGTCGATCCTTGATGGCATCGGTTTTAACACGATCCTTAAGCCTGAGCCGTGGAACCGCATGACGGAGCTTGCCGCTAACGTAGAGACCACCCCGCATATGACGCAGGTGTTCTACGGTGCGACTTACCCCTCTCCTGATAGTTACTTTTTCAACCAATTTCACTCGGATGCGGCTGGCACCTGGCAATCCATGGATTGGTTGTTGAACGACGAAGTAGACGCTATGATTGACGAAGCACGCTCGACAGTGGACGTGGTCGCTCAGAATGCGATCTACTCCAATTTGCAGCGCAAACTTGTAGACGAACAAGTCTCGGTATTTGTGCTGACTCAGCGATCTCAGCAGGCTCAACATCGTTGCCTTGACGGATTCACCTGGGTTCCAATGCAAAGCTTCGAGTTTAACTTCCACACCATGAAATGGATATGTGAGTAA